The Equus caballus isolate H_3958 breed thoroughbred chromosome 13, TB-T2T, whole genome shotgun sequence genome includes a window with the following:
- the GREP1 gene encoding glycine-rich extracellular protein 1 isoform X16, protein MGTQAFPAALFLLCLTSESLQGGLPPLSPGLGKGYGPPSGLGAGFGNGNGLRAQPGLGNGNQLGAGAFPGVAAQPGIGGAVKPQKPGYGNGLGAGAFPGLGAQPGFGSRNGLGVSAFPGAGALPGIGGIVKPQKPGYANGNGMGTRAFLGVGAQPGLAAQNGFGPGFGGGGKPQKPGPAAQNGYGPGFGGAVKPQKPGQETQNGYGAGFRGGMKPQKPGYIQGNGLGAQPGPVTQNGYGPGFGGAVKPQKPGFGNGNGLGAQPGLPAQNGYPAGPPAQNGYGAGPQVPIGYGPGIGEGMKLQKPVYRNGLAAGAFPGQRAQPGSPPGAGLQIPAGLGEGVKPQKPGYGNGNGLGAQPAPTAAIQWGLKPQKAGYQPLNGYGPGAEVGFGGGLQPQKVGFGYWNGGLGAGVFPEARPQPGFPGANGFRNGYEEEVLVDSRAAAPAPEGNGQAASLRGSPWPSLQPWGAALKPGYAAGGTYPGVSSQPGPYGQLRPDLGPGPFGGPEVKRDISDLLGNGYGGRCPLGKC, encoded by the exons ATGGGCACCCAGGCCTTCcccgccgccctcttcctgctctgcctgaCTTCTGAAAGCCTGCAAGGCG GGCTGCCTCCGTTGTCTCCAGGCCTGGGGAAAG GCTACGGTCCCCCCAGTGGCCTGGGAGCAG GATTCGGGAACGGGAATGGGCTGAGAGCCCAGCCAG GGCTTGGGAATGGGAACCAGCTGGGAGCAGGGGCCTTCCCAGGTGTTGCAGCCCAGCCAG GCATTGGAGGAGCTGTGAAACCTCAGAAACCAG GATATGGCAATGGCCTGGGAGCTGGGGCCTTcccagggctgggagcccagCCAG GATTTGGGAGCAGAAATGGTTTAGGAGTCAGTGCTTTTCCCGGGGCAGGAGCCCTGCCAG gAATTGGAGGGATTGTGAAACCCCAAAAGCCAG GATATGCCAACGGGAATGGGATGGGAACCAGGGCCTTCCTGGGAGTTGGAGCCCAGCCAG GTCTCGCAGCTCAGAATGGCTTTGGACCAG GCTTTGGAGGGGGTGGAAAACCCCAGAAGCCAG GTCCTGCAGCTCAGAACGGCTATGGACCAG GCTTTGGAGGGGCCGTGAAACCCCAGAAGCCGG GCCAGGAAACCCAGAACGGATACGGGGCAG GCTTCAGGGGGGGCATGAAGCCCCAGAAGCCAG gATACATTCAGGGAAATGGACTGGGAGCCCAGCCAG GCCCTGTGACTCAAAACGGCTATGGACCAG GCTTTGGAGGGGCCGTGAAACCCCAGAAGCCGG GATTTGGGAATGGCAATGGGCTGGGAGCCCAGCCAG gccTCCCAGCTCAGAATGGCTACCCTGCAGGCCCCCCAGCTCAGAATGGCTACGGAGCAG GCCCTCAGGTTCCTATCGGTTACGGACCAG GCATTGGTGAGGGCATGAAGCTGCAGAAGCCAG TTTACAGGAACGGGCTGGCAGCCGGAGCCTTCCCAGGCCAAAGGGCCCAGCCAG GATCCCCGCCAGGGGCCGGGCTGCAAATCCCAGCAG GTCTGGGAGAGGGTGTGAAACCTCAGAAGCCAG GATATGGCAACGGAAACGGGCTGGGGGCCCAGCCAG CACCAACTGCAGCCATCCAGTGGGGACTGAAACCTCAGAAAGCAG GGTACCAGCCTCTGAATGGCTATGGACCAGGAGCAGAAGTGG GCTTTGGTGGTGGCCTTCAGCCCCAGAAAGTCG GGTTTGGTTACTGGAATGGTGGTCTGGGAGCTGGGGTCTTCCCTGAGGCCCGCCCGCAGCCAg gGTTCCCTGGGGCCAATGGCTTTAGGAATG GGTATGAGGAGGAAGTGCTTGTGGACTCCAGAGCAGCAGCTCCAGCCCCTGAAGGAAATG GTCAGGCCGCTTCCCTGAGGGGctctccctggccctccctccagccctggggagCTGCCCTGAAGCCTGGATATGCTGCTGGAGGCACATATCCAGGGGTCAGCAGCCAGCCAG ggCCCTATGGGCAACTGAGGCCAGACCTGGGCCCCGGGCCTTTCG GGGGCCCTGAGGTGAAGAGAGACATCAGTGACCTGCTGGGAAATGGCTATGGAG
- the GREP1 gene encoding glycine-rich extracellular protein 1 isoform X36 gives MKPANEGEPCPGPSWHFPAISIPAPSVCLNLPNPWLTVPTSVSPGFGSRNGLGVSAFPGAGALPGIGGIVKPQKPGYANGNGMGTRAFLGVGAQPGLAAQNGFGPGFGGGGKPQKPGPAAQNGYGPGFGGAVKPQKPGQETQNGYGAGFRGGMKPQKPGYIQGNGLGAQPGPVTQNGYGPGFGGAVKPQKPGFGNGNGLGAQPGLPAQNGYPAGPPAQNGYGAGPQVPIGYGPGIGEGMKLQKPVYRNGLAAGAFPGQRAQPGLGEGVKPQKPGYGNGNGLGAQPAPTAAIQWGLKPQKAGYQPLNGYGPGAEVGFGGGLQPQKVGFGYWNGGLGAGVFPEARPQPGFPGANGFRNGYEEEVLVDSRAAAPAPEGNGQAASLRGSPWPSLQPWGAALKPGYAAGGTYPGVSSQPGPYGQLRPDLGPGPFGGPEVKRDISDLLGNGYGGRCPLGKC, from the exons ATGAAACCTGCAAATGAGGGAGAGCCCTGCCCTGGCCCATCTTGGCACTTTCCTGCCATTTCCATCCCAGCCCCCTCTGTGTGCTTGAACCTGCCCAACCCATGGCTTACAGTCCCCACTTCTGTGTCCCCAGGATTTGGGAGCAGAAATGGTTTAGGAGTCAGTGCTTTTCCCGGGGCAGGAGCCCTGCCAG gAATTGGAGGGATTGTGAAACCCCAAAAGCCAG GATATGCCAACGGGAATGGGATGGGAACCAGGGCCTTCCTGGGAGTTGGAGCCCAGCCAG GTCTCGCAGCTCAGAATGGCTTTGGACCAG GCTTTGGAGGGGGTGGAAAACCCCAGAAGCCAG GTCCTGCAGCTCAGAACGGCTATGGACCAG GCTTTGGAGGGGCCGTGAAACCCCAGAAGCCGG GCCAGGAAACCCAGAACGGATACGGGGCAG GCTTCAGGGGGGGCATGAAGCCCCAGAAGCCAG gATACATTCAGGGAAATGGACTGGGAGCCCAGCCAG GCCCTGTGACTCAAAACGGCTATGGACCAG GCTTTGGAGGGGCCGTGAAACCCCAGAAGCCGG GATTTGGGAATGGCAATGGGCTGGGAGCCCAGCCAG gccTCCCAGCTCAGAATGGCTACCCTGCAGGCCCCCCAGCTCAGAATGGCTACGGAGCAG GCCCTCAGGTTCCTATCGGTTACGGACCAG GCATTGGTGAGGGCATGAAGCTGCAGAAGCCAG TTTACAGGAACGGGCTGGCAGCCGGAGCCTTCCCAGGCCAAAGGGCCCAGCCAG GTCTGGGAGAGGGTGTGAAACCTCAGAAGCCAG GATATGGCAACGGAAACGGGCTGGGGGCCCAGCCAG CACCAACTGCAGCCATCCAGTGGGGACTGAAACCTCAGAAAGCAG GGTACCAGCCTCTGAATGGCTATGGACCAGGAGCAGAAGTGG GCTTTGGTGGTGGCCTTCAGCCCCAGAAAGTCG GGTTTGGTTACTGGAATGGTGGTCTGGGAGCTGGGGTCTTCCCTGAGGCCCGCCCGCAGCCAg gGTTCCCTGGGGCCAATGGCTTTAGGAATG GGTATGAGGAGGAAGTGCTTGTGGACTCCAGAGCAGCAGCTCCAGCCCCTGAAGGAAATG GTCAGGCCGCTTCCCTGAGGGGctctccctggccctccctccagccctggggagCTGCCCTGAAGCCTGGATATGCTGCTGGAGGCACATATCCAGGGGTCAGCAGCCAGCCAG ggCCCTATGGGCAACTGAGGCCAGACCTGGGCCCCGGGCCTTTCG GGGGCCCTGAGGTGAAGAGAGACATCAGTGACCTGCTGGGAAATGGCTATGGAG
- the GREP1 gene encoding glycine-rich extracellular protein 1 isoform X12, giving the protein MGTQAFPAALFLLCLTSESLQGGLPPLSPGLGKGYGPPSGLGAGFGNGNGLRAQPGAGGGVRPLKPGLGNGNQLGAGAFPGVAAQPGIGGAVKPQKPGYGNGLGAGAFPGLGAQPGFGSRNGLGVSAFPGAGALPGIGGIVKPQKPGYANGNGMGTRAFLGVGAQPGLAAQNGFGPGFGGGGKPQKPGPAAQNGYGPGFGGAVKPQKPGQETQNGYGAGFRGGMKPQKPGYIQGNGLGAQPGPVTQNGYGPGFGGAVKPQKPGFGNGNGLGAQPGLPAQNGYPAGPPAQNGYGAGIGEGMKLQKPVYRNGLAAGAFPGQRAQPGSPPGAGLQIPAGLGEGVKPQKPGYGNGNGLGAQPAPTAAIQWGLKPQKAGYQPLNGYGPGAEVGFGGGLQPQKVGFGYWNGGLGAGVFPEARPQPGFPGANGFRNGYEEEVLVDSRAAAPAPEGNGQAASLRGSPWPSLQPWGAALKPGYAAGGTYPGVSSQPGPYGQLRPDLGPGPFGGPEVKRDISDLLGNGYGGRCPLGKC; this is encoded by the exons ATGGGCACCCAGGCCTTCcccgccgccctcttcctgctctgcctgaCTTCTGAAAGCCTGCAAGGCG GGCTGCCTCCGTTGTCTCCAGGCCTGGGGAAAG GCTACGGTCCCCCCAGTGGCCTGGGAGCAG GATTCGGGAACGGGAATGGGCTGAGAGCCCAGCCAG GCGCTGGAGGGGGTGTGAGACCCCTCAAGCCAG GGCTTGGGAATGGGAACCAGCTGGGAGCAGGGGCCTTCCCAGGTGTTGCAGCCCAGCCAG GCATTGGAGGAGCTGTGAAACCTCAGAAACCAG GATATGGCAATGGCCTGGGAGCTGGGGCCTTcccagggctgggagcccagCCAG GATTTGGGAGCAGAAATGGTTTAGGAGTCAGTGCTTTTCCCGGGGCAGGAGCCCTGCCAG gAATTGGAGGGATTGTGAAACCCCAAAAGCCAG GATATGCCAACGGGAATGGGATGGGAACCAGGGCCTTCCTGGGAGTTGGAGCCCAGCCAG GTCTCGCAGCTCAGAATGGCTTTGGACCAG GCTTTGGAGGGGGTGGAAAACCCCAGAAGCCAG GTCCTGCAGCTCAGAACGGCTATGGACCAG GCTTTGGAGGGGCCGTGAAACCCCAGAAGCCGG GCCAGGAAACCCAGAACGGATACGGGGCAG GCTTCAGGGGGGGCATGAAGCCCCAGAAGCCAG gATACATTCAGGGAAATGGACTGGGAGCCCAGCCAG GCCCTGTGACTCAAAACGGCTATGGACCAG GCTTTGGAGGGGCCGTGAAACCCCAGAAGCCGG GATTTGGGAATGGCAATGGGCTGGGAGCCCAGCCAG gccTCCCAGCTCAGAATGGCTACCCTGCAGGCCCCCCAGCTCAGAATGGCTACGGAGCAG GCATTGGTGAGGGCATGAAGCTGCAGAAGCCAG TTTACAGGAACGGGCTGGCAGCCGGAGCCTTCCCAGGCCAAAGGGCCCAGCCAG GATCCCCGCCAGGGGCCGGGCTGCAAATCCCAGCAG GTCTGGGAGAGGGTGTGAAACCTCAGAAGCCAG GATATGGCAACGGAAACGGGCTGGGGGCCCAGCCAG CACCAACTGCAGCCATCCAGTGGGGACTGAAACCTCAGAAAGCAG GGTACCAGCCTCTGAATGGCTATGGACCAGGAGCAGAAGTGG GCTTTGGTGGTGGCCTTCAGCCCCAGAAAGTCG GGTTTGGTTACTGGAATGGTGGTCTGGGAGCTGGGGTCTTCCCTGAGGCCCGCCCGCAGCCAg gGTTCCCTGGGGCCAATGGCTTTAGGAATG GGTATGAGGAGGAAGTGCTTGTGGACTCCAGAGCAGCAGCTCCAGCCCCTGAAGGAAATG GTCAGGCCGCTTCCCTGAGGGGctctccctggccctccctccagccctggggagCTGCCCTGAAGCCTGGATATGCTGCTGGAGGCACATATCCAGGGGTCAGCAGCCAGCCAG ggCCCTATGGGCAACTGAGGCCAGACCTGGGCCCCGGGCCTTTCG GGGGCCCTGAGGTGAAGAGAGACATCAGTGACCTGCTGGGAAATGGCTATGGAG
- the GREP1 gene encoding glycine-rich extracellular protein 1 isoform X18 yields MGTQAFPAALFLLCLTSESLQGGLPPLSPGLGKGYGPPSGLGAGFGNGNGLRAQPGAGGGVRPLKPGLGNGNQLGAGAFPGVAAQPGIGGAVKPQKPGYGNGLGAGAFPGLGAQPGFGSRNGLGVSAFPGAGALPGIGGIVKPQKPGYANGNGMGTRAFLGVGAQPGLAAQNGFGPGFGGGGKPQKPGPAAQNGYGPGFGGAVKPQKPGQETQNGYGAGFRGGMKPQKPGYIQGNGLGAQPGPVTQNGYGPGFGGAVKPQKPGLPAQNGYPAGPPAQNGYGAGPQVPIGYGPGIGEGMKLQKPVYRNGLAAGAFPGQRAQPGSPPGAGLQIPAGLGEGVKPQKPGYGNGNGLGAQPAPTAAIQWGLKPQKAGYQPLNGYGPGAEVGFGGGLQPQKVGFGYWNGGLGAGVFPEARPQPGFPGANGFRNGYEEEVLVDSRAAAPAPEGNGQAASLRGSPWPSLQPWGAALKPGYAAGGTYPGVSSQPGPYGQLRPDLGPGPFGGPEVKRDISDLLGNGYGGRCPLGKC; encoded by the exons ATGGGCACCCAGGCCTTCcccgccgccctcttcctgctctgcctgaCTTCTGAAAGCCTGCAAGGCG GGCTGCCTCCGTTGTCTCCAGGCCTGGGGAAAG GCTACGGTCCCCCCAGTGGCCTGGGAGCAG GATTCGGGAACGGGAATGGGCTGAGAGCCCAGCCAG GCGCTGGAGGGGGTGTGAGACCCCTCAAGCCAG GGCTTGGGAATGGGAACCAGCTGGGAGCAGGGGCCTTCCCAGGTGTTGCAGCCCAGCCAG GCATTGGAGGAGCTGTGAAACCTCAGAAACCAG GATATGGCAATGGCCTGGGAGCTGGGGCCTTcccagggctgggagcccagCCAG GATTTGGGAGCAGAAATGGTTTAGGAGTCAGTGCTTTTCCCGGGGCAGGAGCCCTGCCAG gAATTGGAGGGATTGTGAAACCCCAAAAGCCAG GATATGCCAACGGGAATGGGATGGGAACCAGGGCCTTCCTGGGAGTTGGAGCCCAGCCAG GTCTCGCAGCTCAGAATGGCTTTGGACCAG GCTTTGGAGGGGGTGGAAAACCCCAGAAGCCAG GTCCTGCAGCTCAGAACGGCTATGGACCAG GCTTTGGAGGGGCCGTGAAACCCCAGAAGCCGG GCCAGGAAACCCAGAACGGATACGGGGCAG GCTTCAGGGGGGGCATGAAGCCCCAGAAGCCAG gATACATTCAGGGAAATGGACTGGGAGCCCAGCCAG GCCCTGTGACTCAAAACGGCTATGGACCAG GCTTTGGAGGGGCCGTGAAACCCCAGAAGCCGG gccTCCCAGCTCAGAATGGCTACCCTGCAGGCCCCCCAGCTCAGAATGGCTACGGAGCAG GCCCTCAGGTTCCTATCGGTTACGGACCAG GCATTGGTGAGGGCATGAAGCTGCAGAAGCCAG TTTACAGGAACGGGCTGGCAGCCGGAGCCTTCCCAGGCCAAAGGGCCCAGCCAG GATCCCCGCCAGGGGCCGGGCTGCAAATCCCAGCAG GTCTGGGAGAGGGTGTGAAACCTCAGAAGCCAG GATATGGCAACGGAAACGGGCTGGGGGCCCAGCCAG CACCAACTGCAGCCATCCAGTGGGGACTGAAACCTCAGAAAGCAG GGTACCAGCCTCTGAATGGCTATGGACCAGGAGCAGAAGTGG GCTTTGGTGGTGGCCTTCAGCCCCAGAAAGTCG GGTTTGGTTACTGGAATGGTGGTCTGGGAGCTGGGGTCTTCCCTGAGGCCCGCCCGCAGCCAg gGTTCCCTGGGGCCAATGGCTTTAGGAATG GGTATGAGGAGGAAGTGCTTGTGGACTCCAGAGCAGCAGCTCCAGCCCCTGAAGGAAATG GTCAGGCCGCTTCCCTGAGGGGctctccctggccctccctccagccctggggagCTGCCCTGAAGCCTGGATATGCTGCTGGAGGCACATATCCAGGGGTCAGCAGCCAGCCAG ggCCCTATGGGCAACTGAGGCCAGACCTGGGCCCCGGGCCTTTCG GGGGCCCTGAGGTGAAGAGAGACATCAGTGACCTGCTGGGAAATGGCTATGGAG
- the GREP1 gene encoding glycine-rich extracellular protein 1 isoform X30: MGTQAFPAALFLLCLTSESLQGGLPPLSPGLGKGYGPPSGLGAGFGNGNGLRAQPGAGGGVRPLKPGLGNGNQLGAGAFPGVAAQPGIGGAVKPQKPGYGNGLGAGAFPGLGAQPGFGSRNGLGVSAFPGAGALPGIGGIVKPQKPGYANGNGMGTRAFLGVGAQPGLAAQNGFGPGFGGGGKPQKPGPAAQNGYGPGFGGAVKPQKPGQETQNGYGAGFRGGMKPQKPGYIQGNGLGAQPGPVTQNGYGPGFGGAVKPQKPGLPAQNGYPAGPPAQNGYGAGIGEGMKLQKPVYRNGLAAGAFPGQRAQPGLGEGVKPQKPGYGNGNGLGAQPAPTAAIQWGLKPQKAGYQPLNGYGPGAEVGFGGGLQPQKVGFGYWNGGLGAGVFPEARPQPGFPGANGFRNGYEEEVLVDSRAAAPAPEGNGQAASLRGSPWPSLQPWGAALKPGYAAGGTYPGVSSQPGPYGQLRPDLGPGPFGGPEVKRDISDLLGNGYGGRCPLGKC; this comes from the exons ATGGGCACCCAGGCCTTCcccgccgccctcttcctgctctgcctgaCTTCTGAAAGCCTGCAAGGCG GGCTGCCTCCGTTGTCTCCAGGCCTGGGGAAAG GCTACGGTCCCCCCAGTGGCCTGGGAGCAG GATTCGGGAACGGGAATGGGCTGAGAGCCCAGCCAG GCGCTGGAGGGGGTGTGAGACCCCTCAAGCCAG GGCTTGGGAATGGGAACCAGCTGGGAGCAGGGGCCTTCCCAGGTGTTGCAGCCCAGCCAG GCATTGGAGGAGCTGTGAAACCTCAGAAACCAG GATATGGCAATGGCCTGGGAGCTGGGGCCTTcccagggctgggagcccagCCAG GATTTGGGAGCAGAAATGGTTTAGGAGTCAGTGCTTTTCCCGGGGCAGGAGCCCTGCCAG gAATTGGAGGGATTGTGAAACCCCAAAAGCCAG GATATGCCAACGGGAATGGGATGGGAACCAGGGCCTTCCTGGGAGTTGGAGCCCAGCCAG GTCTCGCAGCTCAGAATGGCTTTGGACCAG GCTTTGGAGGGGGTGGAAAACCCCAGAAGCCAG GTCCTGCAGCTCAGAACGGCTATGGACCAG GCTTTGGAGGGGCCGTGAAACCCCAGAAGCCGG GCCAGGAAACCCAGAACGGATACGGGGCAG GCTTCAGGGGGGGCATGAAGCCCCAGAAGCCAG gATACATTCAGGGAAATGGACTGGGAGCCCAGCCAG GCCCTGTGACTCAAAACGGCTATGGACCAG GCTTTGGAGGGGCCGTGAAACCCCAGAAGCCGG gccTCCCAGCTCAGAATGGCTACCCTGCAGGCCCCCCAGCTCAGAATGGCTACGGAGCAG GCATTGGTGAGGGCATGAAGCTGCAGAAGCCAG TTTACAGGAACGGGCTGGCAGCCGGAGCCTTCCCAGGCCAAAGGGCCCAGCCAG GTCTGGGAGAGGGTGTGAAACCTCAGAAGCCAG GATATGGCAACGGAAACGGGCTGGGGGCCCAGCCAG CACCAACTGCAGCCATCCAGTGGGGACTGAAACCTCAGAAAGCAG GGTACCAGCCTCTGAATGGCTATGGACCAGGAGCAGAAGTGG GCTTTGGTGGTGGCCTTCAGCCCCAGAAAGTCG GGTTTGGTTACTGGAATGGTGGTCTGGGAGCTGGGGTCTTCCCTGAGGCCCGCCCGCAGCCAg gGTTCCCTGGGGCCAATGGCTTTAGGAATG GGTATGAGGAGGAAGTGCTTGTGGACTCCAGAGCAGCAGCTCCAGCCCCTGAAGGAAATG GTCAGGCCGCTTCCCTGAGGGGctctccctggccctccctccagccctggggagCTGCCCTGAAGCCTGGATATGCTGCTGGAGGCACATATCCAGGGGTCAGCAGCCAGCCAG ggCCCTATGGGCAACTGAGGCCAGACCTGGGCCCCGGGCCTTTCG GGGGCCCTGAGGTGAAGAGAGACATCAGTGACCTGCTGGGAAATGGCTATGGAG
- the GREP1 gene encoding glycine-rich extracellular protein 1 isoform X24 — MGTQAFPAALFLLCLTSESLQGGLPPLSPGLGKGYGPPSGLGAGFGNGNGLRAQPGAGGGVRPLKPGLGNGNQLGAGAFPGVAAQPGIGGAVKPQKPGYGNGLGAGAFPGLGAQPGFGSRNGLGVSAFPGAGALPGIGGIVKPQKPGYANGNGMGTRAFLGVGAQPGLAAQNGFGPGFGGGGKPQKPGPAAQNGYGPGFGGAVKPQKPGFGNGNGLGAQPGQETQNGYGAGFRGGMKPQKPGYIQGNGLGAQPGPVTQNGYGPGFGGAVKPQKPGFGNGNGLGAQPGLPAQNGYPAGPPAQNGYGAGPQVPIGYGPGIGEGMKLQKPVYRNGLAAGAFPGQRAQPGSPPGAGLQIPAGLGEGVKPQKPGYGNGNGLGAQPGYQPLNGYGPGAEVGFGGGLQPQKVGFPGANGFRNGYEEEVLVDSRAAAPAPEGNGQAASLRGSPWPSLQPWGAALKPGYAAGGTYPGVSSQPGPYGQLRPDLGPGPFGGPEVKRDISDLLGNGYGGRCPLGKC; from the exons ATGGGCACCCAGGCCTTCcccgccgccctcttcctgctctgcctgaCTTCTGAAAGCCTGCAAGGCG GGCTGCCTCCGTTGTCTCCAGGCCTGGGGAAAG GCTACGGTCCCCCCAGTGGCCTGGGAGCAG GATTCGGGAACGGGAATGGGCTGAGAGCCCAGCCAG GCGCTGGAGGGGGTGTGAGACCCCTCAAGCCAG GGCTTGGGAATGGGAACCAGCTGGGAGCAGGGGCCTTCCCAGGTGTTGCAGCCCAGCCAG GCATTGGAGGAGCTGTGAAACCTCAGAAACCAG GATATGGCAATGGCCTGGGAGCTGGGGCCTTcccagggctgggagcccagCCAG GATTTGGGAGCAGAAATGGTTTAGGAGTCAGTGCTTTTCCCGGGGCAGGAGCCCTGCCAG gAATTGGAGGGATTGTGAAACCCCAAAAGCCAG GATATGCCAACGGGAATGGGATGGGAACCAGGGCCTTCCTGGGAGTTGGAGCCCAGCCAG GTCTCGCAGCTCAGAATGGCTTTGGACCAG GCTTTGGAGGGGGTGGAAAACCCCAGAAGCCAG GTCCTGCAGCTCAGAACGGCTATGGACCAG GCTTTGGAGGGGCCGTGAAACCCCAGAAGCCGG GATTTGGGAACGGCAATGGGCTGGGTGCCCAGCCAG GCCAGGAAACCCAGAACGGATACGGGGCAG GCTTCAGGGGGGGCATGAAGCCCCAGAAGCCAG gATACATTCAGGGAAATGGACTGGGAGCCCAGCCAG GCCCTGTGACTCAAAACGGCTATGGACCAG GCTTTGGAGGGGCCGTGAAACCCCAGAAGCCGG GATTTGGGAATGGCAATGGGCTGGGAGCCCAGCCAG gccTCCCAGCTCAGAATGGCTACCCTGCAGGCCCCCCAGCTCAGAATGGCTACGGAGCAG GCCCTCAGGTTCCTATCGGTTACGGACCAG GCATTGGTGAGGGCATGAAGCTGCAGAAGCCAG TTTACAGGAACGGGCTGGCAGCCGGAGCCTTCCCAGGCCAAAGGGCCCAGCCAG GATCCCCGCCAGGGGCCGGGCTGCAAATCCCAGCAG GTCTGGGAGAGGGTGTGAAACCTCAGAAGCCAG GATATGGCAACGGAAACGGGCTGGGGGCCCAGCCAG GGTACCAGCCTCTGAATGGCTATGGACCAGGAGCAGAAGTGG GCTTTGGTGGTGGCCTTCAGCCCCAGAAAGTCG gGTTCCCTGGGGCCAATGGCTTTAGGAATG GGTATGAGGAGGAAGTGCTTGTGGACTCCAGAGCAGCAGCTCCAGCCCCTGAAGGAAATG GTCAGGCCGCTTCCCTGAGGGGctctccctggccctccctccagccctggggagCTGCCCTGAAGCCTGGATATGCTGCTGGAGGCACATATCCAGGGGTCAGCAGCCAGCCAG ggCCCTATGGGCAACTGAGGCCAGACCTGGGCCCCGGGCCTTTCG GGGGCCCTGAGGTGAAGAGAGACATCAGTGACCTGCTGGGAAATGGCTATGGAG
- the GREP1 gene encoding glycine-rich extracellular protein 1 isoform X8 gives MGTQAFPAALFLLCLTSESLQGGLPPLSPGLGKGYGPPSGLGAGFGNGNGLRAQPGAGGGVRPLKPGLGNGNQLGAGAFPGVAAQPGIGGAVKPQKPGYGNGLGAGAFPGLGAQPGFGSRNGLGVSAFPGAGALPGIGGIVKPQKPGYANGNGMGTRAFLGVGAQPGLAAQNGFGPGFGGGGKPQKPGPAAQNGYGPGFGGAVKPQKPGFGNGNGLGAQPGQETQNGYGAGFRGGMKPQKPGYIQGNGLGAQPGPVTQNGYGPGFGGAVKPQKPGLPAQNGYPAGPPAQNGYGAGPQVPIGYGPGIGEGMKLQKPVYRNGLAAGAFPGQRAQPGSPPGAGLQIPAGLGEGVKPQKPGYGNGNGLGAQPAPTAAIQWGLKPQKAGYQPLNGYGPGAEVGFGGGLQPQKVGFGYWNGGLGAGVFPEARPQPGFPGANGFRNGYEEEVLVDSRAAAPAPEGNGQAASLRGSPWPSLQPWGAALKPGYAAGGTYPGVSSQPGPYGQLRPDLGPGPFGGPEVKRDISDLLGNGYGGRCPLGKC, from the exons ATGGGCACCCAGGCCTTCcccgccgccctcttcctgctctgcctgaCTTCTGAAAGCCTGCAAGGCG GGCTGCCTCCGTTGTCTCCAGGCCTGGGGAAAG GCTACGGTCCCCCCAGTGGCCTGGGAGCAG GATTCGGGAACGGGAATGGGCTGAGAGCCCAGCCAG GCGCTGGAGGGGGTGTGAGACCCCTCAAGCCAG GGCTTGGGAATGGGAACCAGCTGGGAGCAGGGGCCTTCCCAGGTGTTGCAGCCCAGCCAG GCATTGGAGGAGCTGTGAAACCTCAGAAACCAG GATATGGCAATGGCCTGGGAGCTGGGGCCTTcccagggctgggagcccagCCAG GATTTGGGAGCAGAAATGGTTTAGGAGTCAGTGCTTTTCCCGGGGCAGGAGCCCTGCCAG gAATTGGAGGGATTGTGAAACCCCAAAAGCCAG GATATGCCAACGGGAATGGGATGGGAACCAGGGCCTTCCTGGGAGTTGGAGCCCAGCCAG GTCTCGCAGCTCAGAATGGCTTTGGACCAG GCTTTGGAGGGGGTGGAAAACCCCAGAAGCCAG GTCCTGCAGCTCAGAACGGCTATGGACCAG GCTTTGGAGGGGCCGTGAAACCCCAGAAGCCGG GATTTGGGAACGGCAATGGGCTGGGTGCCCAGCCAG GCCAGGAAACCCAGAACGGATACGGGGCAG GCTTCAGGGGGGGCATGAAGCCCCAGAAGCCAG gATACATTCAGGGAAATGGACTGGGAGCCCAGCCAG GCCCTGTGACTCAAAACGGCTATGGACCAG GCTTTGGAGGGGCCGTGAAACCCCAGAAGCCGG gccTCCCAGCTCAGAATGGCTACCCTGCAGGCCCCCCAGCTCAGAATGGCTACGGAGCAG GCCCTCAGGTTCCTATCGGTTACGGACCAG GCATTGGTGAGGGCATGAAGCTGCAGAAGCCAG TTTACAGGAACGGGCTGGCAGCCGGAGCCTTCCCAGGCCAAAGGGCCCAGCCAG GATCCCCGCCAGGGGCCGGGCTGCAAATCCCAGCAG GTCTGGGAGAGGGTGTGAAACCTCAGAAGCCAG GATATGGCAACGGAAACGGGCTGGGGGCCCAGCCAG CACCAACTGCAGCCATCCAGTGGGGACTGAAACCTCAGAAAGCAG GGTACCAGCCTCTGAATGGCTATGGACCAGGAGCAGAAGTGG GCTTTGGTGGTGGCCTTCAGCCCCAGAAAGTCG GGTTTGGTTACTGGAATGGTGGTCTGGGAGCTGGGGTCTTCCCTGAGGCCCGCCCGCAGCCAg gGTTCCCTGGGGCCAATGGCTTTAGGAATG GGTATGAGGAGGAAGTGCTTGTGGACTCCAGAGCAGCAGCTCCAGCCCCTGAAGGAAATG GTCAGGCCGCTTCCCTGAGGGGctctccctggccctccctccagccctggggagCTGCCCTGAAGCCTGGATATGCTGCTGGAGGCACATATCCAGGGGTCAGCAGCCAGCCAG ggCCCTATGGGCAACTGAGGCCAGACCTGGGCCCCGGGCCTTTCG GGGGCCCTGAGGTGAAGAGAGACATCAGTGACCTGCTGGGAAATGGCTATGGAG